The Pochonia chlamydosporia 170 chromosome Unknown PCv3seq00008, whole genome shotgun sequence sequence ACGCGATCGCTGCACCGCAGTGGAGCTCTCCGGCGGCCGAGAGGTCTTTGAGAAGTCATGCGAATGTCATGCAGCCTGAAATGTTGTTTGCGTTGGCTTAGGAAGGTTTTCTGAGTTCAGCACGGATAGAATTGACTGCCGACTGAGCAGCATTGCAAGTCAGAAATGCTTACTTGCCACCCTCCTCGGTACTTATGACAGGGCTGAGGGCTAGGCGATCTGCATGATCGCCACTAGGAAGAAAGGACGCCAATCGCTATGCGTTGCCACCTTCTGGTGGCCTAAAAAGGATAGATCGTTTATGTCAATTGGCGAAGTTCTAACTCATGCCATCGACCTTCACCGCTGCATGTTGTTCTCCAGGTTCGCAGGTGACGCGATTCACATCATGATTGAACCAGAAGCCCCAACACTGGTTTCATCTGATCCCGGGTGCTGTTGAGCGGAAGAGATAAATTATAAACGACTTTTAGCCATGCTGTTCTAATGTGTTTGCAATCTCGAAGTATTTATGCCCCATTCTGGCCCACCAATTTGGACTCTTACCCGACTCATCTTAATAGTAGACCTATGCTGTTCGTTTGGCAATGTAAAGATCAGTTAATGAAGATACATGAGACTGATAGTACTTGTGGACTTCAACCATTCTTGTTCAGGAAGCTCGCAATCCATTACTTGAAGCCTCTCGTACTCCGATACCGCTCGTCCATGCAAATACCGAAGACACATAAGCATTGTGATGATCCACTTCCCTGGTCTATTTGGGTCGATATTGCCTGCCAAGGCCATGAAATGCATTGTACAAGGATTCTTTTGTCGCTCTCGCCACTTTATTTGTAGCCAGATGAAGCCTAATGGAGGAACTAAATCTTCATTTGACTGGTCATCACATATACTTGGGAAGACGGCGTAAAAGCCATCGTGACCAGTTGAGCCTTGAGGGCTGCTAGCAATGCTCAACTTCGCCACACTTGCGAATAAACACAGCCTTGATGATGAGTGGCCGAACCCTCTGAGTGTTACAGGAAATCCAAACCCATGCGGCTTTGAGTAGCCATCCGCAGGCTTTCGAATCTCAGTAATCTCCCGAAATCCAGGTCCGGCTTGGTGAATATATATGTCCTCGTGCTTTTCGGAAGTTAATGTGGCAAACGATTGATTTGTATGCGCCTTTCGCACCATTTGTCGATCGAAAACGATGGCATGATCCCAGCCCAACCATGACCGGCTCGGGAAGGCATGGTTACGTGCGTCTGGATTATGCAACTTGGAGCGCCAGCAGAGGACCTGATCAAATGTGAACGTCGGGAGACCAAAACAGAATGTGTTTACGACTCTGTTCAAGGTGCCTTTGTACATTTGAAGTATCCCCTGAAAAGCATTCATCTTGTCTGACTGCTTTGTGGTTGTTCGTGCGCTGTAGTACTCCACCGCAGACAGATACGACTCGAGCTCGTCTTCGGGAGCGGTGTGCGTTGGAAGCATTCCACCCACGACATTATACCTGTCTGGTGTCGGTTGCCCTGTCTGTCTCGCTAACTAAGGACGTTCCCATACCGTTGTATGTAATAGCTTGACATTGCATGTACAGTCCGTCTGTGGTGAAGAAGATCATGCGGCGTGAGAGAACCTTTTCTTGGTAGCACCAAGCACGCTGACTCCAAGGTGACTTTTCGATCAGTTTATGGAGAGATTCGACCGTTAGACAAGTCCATTTGTGGGTTGTGAAGTTGTTCAGTATACTCGCCTCAGCACTGCTAGCAGAGATCGCACCAAGTGTGCATTTAGCAGCCGCATAAACCTGTCTCATACGCAAAATTGATAGCCTCATATCCCGGGGATAGTCTTGTATGATGCACAGCGCGTCAACCCATAAATATCGCTCCCCAATTTGCTGGCAGAATGCGATTGCATCTCTGACCGTTTGAGGAATGCGCGTCCAAATAACATCAAGGCCGCCCTCTTGCATTAGCCTATCCAACACCTCCAATATGAGCTTTGGCTGATCAACACCACCCCATACGTACGATAATGCAAGGTATTGGCATCCATCTGGACAGACAGTGATGCAGCGCCGAAAGACATCAATCACTCGAAATTGAACGCCAGGAAAAGTCGGCCAATGAAAGGACGCTGGTCTGCATTTGCTATGTGCAGTATCTACTTGACAGTGAGCCAACCAAGAGCGAATGTTCATTACGCATATCTCATCGACGACGTgagagaaagaaggaaatTGAGAGGCCCGCCTGTGCCAGTTCGCAGTAGAAGACGTCGCACGCTGAGCTTCTACCATCTCCAACTGCATTTCGGTCGGAATATCAGCGCTTTTGTGCACAACCACAGGCTCAAGAAGCCTAGGCGCTTACTACTTgaagctcgtcgtcgtcatcgtcgcccCAAGGACATCGGCAAGGTTCTCCAGGCCAAAGGTCAGCATAAAGGCTACGAGCTGGCTTCCAATCCGTATTCCAATATCCATCAGAGCTGCAGAAAAGTTAACATCTTTTACGTCGTGAACCGTGTACAGGGAGGTATCATGACTGATGAATGTCTCAGCTGTGACGTACCTCAGTTCGACCATTTCGGGTGCCAACATGTACGCCCTCAACAGGGTACAAGCTACAGCAATATCGTAAGGCTTTCTTGCCGTCTTAACAAAACAGTTCTTTGACTCATCTTGACGGATGCAAAGGGGCTCGTGCCCATCTTCAGCAATTCCATTAAAGTCTATCCCCTCAGTCTCATCGATAAGCGGTGGCGTGACCGCAGACGTTTCCGTCCAAGGCCCTTCCGTGGGGACGTCAGCAGCTTCTAAAATCATCGGAACTTCCTTCGTCAGTGTTGGCCAAGCCTTTTGCCATTCTGCTGAATCCCAGTCGCGAATGGTGTAGTAGTGCGTATACCTGTCGTACCAATTAGTTATGCTGGCTCAGATGCATCGATGTGCTTCAAGTACCCCATTTTTGGCCTTTGCTGTGATGAACACGCGCAGAGTTAGTATCTATTGAGTGTGTAAAGGGTCGCAAAGGGAAGACATGGAGACGTGGAGTTGTCTTAAATTAATTTATTATTGCCATCCGTTCAACCTCTAGGCTGCTGTGGCTCCCCGCAAGTTTGACtgttggaccagacagcaaaACGGTGGTCATGCGCTCAAGCTGCATATGCAAGGCTTTGGCTACTGGCTTACTAGCGCCTTTGCTGCCTAATTTGATGCGAAGCCTTTCACTGGACCATTTTCTTGTTCCAGCGTCTTGATTATCGGTGTATCTGAGGATATTCATTCACTTCAAAGCCATACCTAAAGCGTCCCACAAGGCATCTCACAAGCATTCAAGCCCCCACGAGCTGGAGAATTGAGCAGCTCACACATATTTAGCCTTTTCCAGAATCTAACCGATTTCTACTTCAAAGAGTCTGTTGAGCTGTGCAGCACTGCCTTCCGAGCCCCGCCAGAATATTCGTCATTGGCCAACAAACAGTCTGTTGTTGGTTACACAAACTAATCAGAAACCAAATGATACG is a genomic window containing:
- a CDS encoding heterokaryon incompatibility protein (HET) domain-containing protein — protein: MQLEMVEAQRATSSTANWHRRASQFPSFSHVVDEICVMNIRSWLAHCQVDTAHSKCRPASFHWPTFPGVQFRVIDVFRRCITVCPDGCQYLALSYVWGGVDQPKLILEVLDRLMQEGGLDVIWTRIPQTVRDAIAFCQQIGERYLWVDALCIIQDYPRDMRLSILRMRQVYAAAKCTLGAISASSAEASILNNFTTHKWTCLTVESLHKLIEKSPWSQRAWCYQEKVLSRRMIFFTTDGLYMQCQAITYNGMGTSLVSETDRATDTRQV